ATCATCGACTTAATTATTCTAAGAATAAAGGTCAAAACATGTCCAATAAGTTTTTAATGTAGTGACACCTCGTATAATAATATTCACAAGATATGGTTTCACATAAAACAGTCTGAAGGTGAAGCTGAGCTTCTGAAGGGGTTGGATGTACTTTGTAAAGTTACTCGTCTTTTGAATGATACACTTCAACCTTTAACTCCACAAAGCCTCTGACACAACGTTGGACAACATCAGTGGAGTTCCTCTTTAACACAGTTTCCTGATGCTGCTGTCTCTGTGTACTGTCTTGTCTTGTGCAGCACTTCTAAACTCTGTCCTGGTGTACAGATGATCTCCAGTCTGTGCAGCACTTTCACTGTTTACAACCAGTCTTTAGTGTTTATGTGATGAACTGGATTGAGTTCTTCACTTAAAATGACACCAGTCAGACACCATgagtacattaaatataaagattCAAATAGTTGTGTAATCTGGAGCTGTAAACGCTTTATTTGACTCCttgtattaatgtttcagttttCTTTGAGCTGTTTCATCATTAAGATTAGTGTGTGGGGGGGGCGATTATTGAGGACGTTACTATAACGTAACATCCACCACGTTTACTACAACTTGTACAGATTAGGGTTTTATTCATTAATAAGTGCTTCTGAAACAACAATCAAGAGTTTATTTGTCGTAGTTGTTTCTTAACATAAAGAGATTCTTCACGACTTCAGATTTGTTAAAGGTATCTTTTAGGTTTCAGGGAGCAGTGAGGCTGTTCATCGACACTAAATACTTTctcaatgtattttatttgtatttattttattcctaaCTTGATGAATACATATGATCAGAGTCATGGATCATCATGATGTTGTGACAAATAGACAGCAACAGAAAGATCCTCATTGAAAGGCAGATACACAGATGGTCCACAGGGGGCGCTGTCACACGGCTGACTTCTCTGTGAAGGTGAACTCAGTGATAAACTCAGGTACTGATCAGCAGTGAGCAGGAAGAACTTTAGTCAAGTTCAAACCTCGATGTCACAAACAATATACATTGTCTGGGTAACAGATTTgacacatgttgttttgtttgtgtaataaccacaaataataatgtgtcaGTTGAAGAAGTGAGAACAAATTATCTGAGTTTTGTTATTGAACCTAAAGTCAATAAGCTTTTATAAAGTGCTTCAACAACACGAAGTGAGGATTGAAACAGAGTACAAACAGTGCTGAAGAGAgagcaaaatgtaaaacagcatCAGGTGTCCAAACATCAACACAGGTGTTACTTTTCTCTTGTTCAAGCACTTTCCAGCGTCCACAGCTCCACATCAGTTCAGACAGCTGATCTGATGTTGTGTTTAAGAagctctctcactctttctgctttgcttttatttcttattgCTGTCATTTCAAAGTCAAACTTGGAGCTCAAATATTGTTTCATGGAAACTTTTGTGTGttattatattgtgtgtgcTGATAGTCGGCCTAATGTGAGCTAAGACCAGTGTGTAGGTCTGTACTGAcactaaacaaaaacaccttAACATACGTACACATGAAGAACAGACCTTATTGGATATGAACTTCAAAAAGGATATGTTCCCCTCCCTCTCATTTAATAACAGATGGTTTGATTGCACACAAGTCTGTTTAAAATCACAGATAACAGCAGTCCACACTGAGAAACTGAACTGCTGCATCAACTGCAGGTCTGACCCCCAGGGGGAGCACCTCACCACATGTACTCACTGTGACTCAGTGAAAACACACTTGGATTTGTTGTTTGCTGTGGATGTTTTGATCAGGACTGTTTTTAATGGCAGGgcagcctcacagaacacaAGAGCAATAAGACACAACTGCATCCCCTCAGACTGCATCTGATGTGTAGCTGacagtgacctctgacctcccagAACATTAAGACTTCTGCACATTACATCAGCCTACAAATCCTCAGTGGTGGAAATTATTACATCAAACTTCGATTCTAACTGAAATTCCTTAACTTAAATgatataaacacaaaatagttAGAAAGTAAAATGATGTATGAAGAGTTATTTTACGTTTACACGTCATCtcataaatgtcaaataaaacatgatctTATCTCCTAACGCTGACCCTGATGTTCATAGTTTACATGTACTTAACAATTACTTAATAATCatgtaataatgataacaaaacAGGAATACGACAATACAACGACATTAAGATGGTAGTTCctgatattaaaaacaatataaaataatgctcttattttgaccttcttttatattgtttttgataTCAGGGAGCGCCATCGTAATTTCGCTCTATTGTTGTTTTCTTATCCAGCAACAAATCTTGCAGCAACACAAGATGCAAACAAGCAGGCCAATGAAAAGCAGTGTATGAGTAGCCTGTAAACGATGGCATATGggcatagatacatagatactttattcattaattagggaaatgtaggcatccaggAGCTTAACAGACATGACATAAAGCATTAAACTGGGGGCAGCatgttttatgaaatgtatttatttcactttaaatgaACTCAAATTAgaatttttaaaacaaatgtagaagTTTCCATTTAATAGACACATGTGCTTTGTGTGTACCATTTCCTTCACAATAACATTAGCCCAGGCTGTTAGAGCATCATTTATACCAACACGTGATGAAAGTATTACCAtgacgcacaaacacacataaacgtCAGAATATACATACATTAGATTTTCTGTATATACAAAAACAGGATTCAGTTCGTGGGTTTGGACAGTTTAGTCTAATATTGATTTTACCGTCCTGGATCCTTTACAAAAGATGTTTTTGGatatttcattttcttaaaacacacacacacacgtcattatTACCTCAAAGATAAAAGTATTTTTGCCTTAGAAACATAGAGGAAGCATTAACATCTCCAAATTGAAGCTGatatttcaacacatttaaaattctTCTAGGTTTCTGGTCCTTTTCTAGTGTTCATGGCTAGatgtatgtaaagtatgtaaatGGTGGGAGGCCAACATGATAGAACAGCTATATCActttaaagtcaaataaatatcACAACAAACATGTTTAGACTGAGCAAAAGCCCCTTTCAGAAAGTTCTCGCTGATATCCCAGCAGAACAGAAAGTATTATTACTATTTGAGAAAAACAGTGAGAGCAGGCAAGTTTCTCTCTGGATCTGTGGGGAAAAAACAACCTCTAAAAGTAAAAGATTCTACAGATTTATCACTATGTCTGCTTGAACAGGAAGATATTCACTCTTGAAAGCCCATCCAAGATATCAAAAGACAGGTTTGTTGGTTCAGTATCAATCTTCAACAGCAGTGTACGTCATTCTTCTTTACTTGTCTTTCTATAAGTGGTACAAGTGGATAGTTATTATTTAGGGATGCAAAACAACCAGGGATATAATAAAATAGAAGTGGAAAAGTGGTTCATTTATGTGAACGCATTCAGAATTATGAGCTTtgtagtattttaaaatgtaacattaccTTCTCTTGTGGACCAGCCTCATCTGAGCCTGTGTACAGTCAGAAGACACAAAGTCATGTACAGaaatcatacatttaaatatcttaATGTAATTCTTTACATAGTGTACAGTGTTTAGTCCAGACAATTATTAACTTcagaaatgattattattaccgTAGCCAAGGCATTCTTTCTGGATTATTTGTTACCTGAGCTGGTGAAGGTCCAAGACACAAACTTGATAAGACCGTAAAGCACCAGCGCTACACCGACCATTGCCATTGAGTCCTCAATGGAGGGAGTACTGAAACCTGAGAAGACAAAAGAACAGAATTCAAGTCTTAATTGATTCCCATTTAAATGACTTGTATCGTTGTTATCAAgcttaatgaaaataattcatttaaCCTTCAACAATCAACCTTTAAGAGTGACATATTCCACCAGAGCCATCATATATATTAGGTGTGTTAAAATAATCTTATCTccattgaaatgttatttttaaagaggATAAGCTTTGCCATTCATGAGTATGTTTTTACCAAGCTGCTATGCTGAAGTGCCAAAAACGGCAACTTGAGGCTGGCCCCAAAAGGGAGTCGATCCCaatagacccccatgttaaaatgcccaactttacaccagaaataaacatgtttacaacctgGTACAAAAACGGTGTTCATTTTTATATAACGCACCTGTTTGAATTATATAAAGccttaaagttatgcataattaagggCGTGGCAGCTTTGAGCCACAGGTGTGTACCATCACAGGTGGCTATCCGCTAGCTGTCTGCTGCGTCACCGCCTCATCTCCATCAACGATCCACCTCTTTACCTAATTTTGGATTAGCCGGGAGTTAGGCCGTGTTATCACGGCGAAGATGGCGATGGCTGAAGCCActcactttgagcttcacaacagcTCTTCAGAAACCAATAAATGAAGACGTGGAGACTACGTTCATATTTATGGTCTATGGTTTTTTACTGGCCCACAGCATAAAATTACCGTAATCTAGCTCAGTGAGCACCAGTCACTTTACAGCATCTGTCAAAGTCATAAATGATGACTTGAAATGTATATCATTATAACCAAAATCCCAAACAATGGACTTACATCACACTatcagttttacatttatatatctgCCTCTGCTAATTCACCCATTAATATCTTGGCAATGTGCAGAAAAATCCTTATCTGGCCTCTGTCTCGTTATGGAATAAAAAGATCAAAACCATTGTCGCCAAAAGAGCTTCATAAATgtctaaaacaacaaaagtattCCACATTACCGATGACATTGAGGGTTACGCTGGCCCGTCGTGTTCCTCCAAGATGGACAGCCACACAGGTGACCTCCCCTCCTCTGCCCAGGTCCAGCTTCGTTGTGTCAAGCTCCAGCCGGGTGCTCTGGCTATAGGTTCCATCCCAGGCCTGCCTGTGGCCTGTTACGCTGCCTGATCCCAGAGGCCTGGACTTCCCATCGGTGCCTTTAAACTCCCAGCTCAGTTCCAGGGAGAGGGGGGCAAAGCCAGACGCCTCACACTGGACAGTCAAAGTCTGGCCGTGAACAGCGAGGGGCAGAGCGGACGGGTAAATGGAGAGGGATGGAGGTTCTAGGTCGAAGGAGGAACGAATGGAAgagcaaagaaaagaggaacGACAATAAGAGAAAGTTAATCAAAATAATCTGGTTCCCAATTAAATCTGGGTTATTCAGGACCTTACTATGTGCTGTTATATTTTCTAACAgaatcatttgtttatttcagttatttGACAGCAGACACTAAACAATTACAGGCTTCATGTGACTGCCAACATTGACAGTCACTGATTAATAGTTAGAGATAGAACTTTCTTTGAGAGCAGAGGCCAAGGGTTAGAAGAATAATCTcacaattaacatttttaagcATGCAGGtatgttttaaaacacacaacaagaaGTACAATCTTTTCCCTCACCTACAACCTCAAGCTCCACCGCCACCTGAGCCACAAGGTACGGCAGATACACCGTACAAATATACATCCCGGAGTGGCGCACTTTAGCCTCCTGCAGGATCAGAGACGCATTTCCTTTCCTGTGCAAACCCTCGAAGTCCAGTGTGGCCCCTTCCTCTTGTGTATCAGCCAAGCGGTCCGTTTTCCCGTCGTAGGCCAGAACCAAACGTCCGTCGCCTCTGAATTGGTAGCGCCACTCTACGGCAAACCCCGACCCGGATAGAGGTGAAGGGGGGTAGGCCCAGAAGCCACAATCCAGTAGCACTGGTTCCCCGAGTCTGGACTGCACTGAGACGGTTTTACTGGTCACACTGAGGATCACTGAGGAAACAGACAGTGAGGAGGTGAGACTCAAACTACCACATATGACTGACATTAGATtaacttttgtcatttttgacCATCTTAattatagatgtgtgtgtatctctaaATGGTAGCAGCCATGTGGTGGGGGGTCCTGGGTAACAATCATCATCTGGTCTTTGGTGTCATAAATCATTACCATTGGGCTCTTGGGCTGCTGTTGGAGCACGCGTGATAGTGGAAATGGCCAGCTGTTTGTTGAGGCCCTGAATGGAAGTTGAAAACCAATCAGCTTGCAGGTATATGGGGCTTAAGGCGGAGTCCGTGAGTGGAGCAACCCATTTGAGGGTGGAGGGCTGCGGCAAGAAGGGGTTGATCTCACAATGGGGCTTGTTGACAGAGCCTCTTGGAGGGTTCAGAGAGCGGTGGCAGAGAGTGGCAGCTGGGTCTGAGGAAAGAGGAGTCCGAAGGGTAACATTTGTCATTGTATCAGTAGATCAGAGATGCTCGCTTTGCTTATATGTAAAAGAAATGGAATTTGACAAGAGAATGTTAACTTGATCTGAAGACGGAGATGATTGAGAGATACATATTAGGcctgtttaaaaataataaaacatttattttctgataaATACCTAATTAATTATGGAATCTCTAgctgacacattttatttaaagtctaGAAAACATAAATTAAGACATGAAGCAACACCAAACCCATATCTACAGTGTACAATGTAATGTTTAACAAAGAAACTTTGTACTGAATcagtaaaaaggcagaataaAAACTACAGGATGCAGATAATGCATAACCTGGATCAGGACATCTGAATCACTAATCCCATCTCTGATTTTTCCAgcaattcaaacatttaaaggtcacacattgtaaaaagtgagatttcCATGTCTTTAATCGTCAGGACTTCCTAAAGGTTGTGATGAAACAACTACACAATATATAGGTAAGGTAGAGAGTGCCGTTACAGTTATTCCCCGGCTGCAAAGATGGTGCATAGACGCCAAGATCGAAGACACGAAAGAACAGGAAACAGTGAACTATCAGAGAAGACTGGACATTTTTGTGaaggggcttaaagagacaggcactaaaacggagcgtttcagacagaggatgaatacaggtatattcaaaCAGACAGTATGAAAAAAATGATgcgttttttgaacattaaagcatgtaaacaagctctagtagaaacacaaaatacaagtaCGAACCTGAAAATTAGCCTAATATGTaacctttaaattaaacaacatgGTAATTCAGTCAGTTTTGAGGATAGAGAACACAAGCTTGCTATATTTGTGTATCCATTCAATGTTTCCCATTTTCTTCGTATGAAGGAAGACTCTCTTCTAACTAAAGTGATCAGAAGGAGACAGATAGCCCTTGTCAGAAAAAACACTAATAGACTGAAATTTAGATAAAGTAACTTCCAGTGGGGAAACCCATAAATGTTCACCTCTTAATAACAATTGTAAGTAAAGGTATCCTCATACTGGATATTAACTACATGTGAATGCATGCAATTCAGAGAGACATGATGAAAAAGTGCAATGATGCTCAACGTATAATAATGATTTTACATCTCTGGAGACGTATAACATACCTTAAACTAAGACTGCTGACTCACAATGAACGAGATGGAAGAGCATGGACCCAATGAACAGACACAATGAACGAGCATGGAcccaaacacatgcagaaataAACCTTGTGCATCCTGTTCAGTGTGTCACTTTGAACTAACCGGTAATAAAGTAAACTCTGTCGGGGTTGATGTCAGATGGAGCCTGTTGGGACTCTGCAGAGTGGCTGTAGGCGTCTGttctgatgtgaagcagagATTTTTCCTGGCTTGTAGCTGCAGCTAAACCTCCTCCTCGACCCGCTTTCTCCTGCACAAACCAGCACTCCAACACtggacagctgctgctgctggctttaGACAGTAGATTCAACAAGGAAtacacaatattaaaaatgttttaaagcactGTGAAACAGGTGCGATTACACTATATTCTGATATTATAGTCCATAGCTGTTTGTATTCTTCAGTGGCAACACTACAACATTTCCCTAATATTTACCAATACATCATTGCATGTTGCATATCCTTCCCAAACTTATTACACAACCAATCCACTAAATAGGGCATGTAGCACTAGTTAATGTCATAGGAAATACCAAATGCAGAAGCAGTTATGACAAGCATTAAGGCATTGTAGGAATTAAAATCTAACAGacaaaaatacaagtaaaacTGTGACTCTCCTCAGGGAACCATATACATTGTGGTTGACTGAAGTGT
This region of Cottoperca gobio chromosome 11, fCotGob3.1, whole genome shotgun sequence genomic DNA includes:
- the LOC115015922 gene encoding tapasin-like isoform X2 codes for the protein MTYRSKSIYKLSLVAVICFIKASSSSCPVLECWFVQEKAGRGGGLAAATSQEKSLLHIRTDAYSHSAESQQAPSDINPDRVYFITDPAATLCHRSLNPPRGSVNKPHCEINPFLPQPSTLKWVAPLTDSALSPIYLQADWFSTSIQGLNKQLAISTITRAPTAAQEPNVILSVTSKTVSVQSRLGEPVLLDCGFWAYPPSPLSGSGFAVEWRYQFRGDGRLVLAYDGKTDRLADTQEEGATLDFEGLHRKGNASLILQEAKVRHSGMYICTVYLPYLVAQVAVELEVVEPPSLSIYPSALPLAVHGQTLTVQCEASGFAPLSLELSWEFKGTDGKSRPLGSGSVTGHRQAWDGTYSQSTRLELDTTKLDLGRGGEVTCVAVHLGGTRRASVTLNVIGFSTPSIEDSMAMVGVALVLYGLIKFVSWTFTSSGSDEAGPQEKKDK
- the LOC115015922 gene encoding tapasin-like isoform X1, which encodes MTYRSKSIYKLSLVAVICFIKASSSSCPVLECWFVQEKAGRGGGLAAATSQEKSLLHIRTDAYSHSAESQQAPSDINPDRVYFITDPAATLCHRSLNPPRGSVNKPHCEINPFLPQPSTLKWVAPLTDSALSPIYLQADWFSTSIQGLNKQLAISTITRAPTAAQEPNVILSVTSKTVSVQSRLGEPVLLDCGFWAYPPSPLSGSGFAVEWRYQFRGDGRLVLAYDGKTDRLADTQEEGATLDFEGLHRKGNASLILQEAKVRHSGMYICTVYLPYLVAQVAVELEVVEPPSLSIYPSALPLAVHGQTLTVQCEASGFAPLSLELSWEFKGTDGKSRPLGSGSVTGHRQAWDGTYSQSTRLELDTTKLDLGRGGEVTCVAVHLGGTRRASVTLNVIGFSTPSIEDSMAMVGVALVLYGLIKFVSWTFTSSGSDEAGPQEKVMLHFKILQSS